From one Chryseobacterium sp. 3008163 genomic stretch:
- the topA gene encoding type I DNA topoisomerase, translating into MSKNLVIVESPAKAKTIQKYLGKDFEVKSSFGHIRDLPKKGMGIDLATFSPDYEVSADKKKLVTELKSAVKKAEMVWLASDEDREGEAIAWHLADELKLKPENRKRIVFHEITKNAILKAIENPRDIDQNLVNAQQARRVLDRIVGFEMSPVLWKKVKPGLSAGRVQSVAVRLVVEREKEIRQFTPKASFKLDGVFLNKAEQEIAAKLKKDFDKEEDAEKFLELARTTEFKVLNVETKPGTRSASAPFTTSTLQQEASSRLGYNVTNTMRLAQRLYEEGFITYMRTDSVNLSQEAIEGAKNQITSEYGAEYSAPRKYTTKSASAQEAHEAIRPTDFSVKSIGDVQLSKLYQLIYRRTLASQMANAKIEKTVIEIGNAKLSQHFEAQGEVIIFDGFLKAYGIVKTEDEDEESNEKLLPKVTVGEVLDYKKITATEKFTRPAARFTEAMLVKKLEELGIGRPSTYAPTIQTIQNREYVDKRELEPQTREVVKISLAKDKIKKEVLEDKFGGDKNKFIPTDIGEVVNDFLTNNFAEILDYGFTARVEESFDEIANGAQKWKEMMTDFYSKFHPRIEDVEENADRANGERLLGVDPKSGKNIYARIGRFGPMIQIGEQDDEEKPIFASLMAGQNIATIALEDALELFKLPFELNNFEDQSVTIGVGRFGPYVKWGETYISIPKGEDPLSVDQKRAEEIIAEKKLADAPIANFKGEPITKGTGRFGPFIKYQSIFINVPKRYDFDNLSQSDINELVEAKLEKEANRYIQQWEKEKISLENGRWGPFIKFGKAMFKIPKKKDDTKYESDELKEVSLDEVKKWITAQDPKAFAEKKKPAAKKPAAKKATTAKKAPAKKPAAKK; encoded by the coding sequence ATGTCGAAAAATTTAGTAATCGTCGAGTCTCCGGCAAAAGCAAAAACTATTCAGAAATATTTAGGGAAGGATTTCGAGGTCAAATCGAGCTTCGGGCACATCCGTGACCTTCCAAAAAAAGGAATGGGAATTGACCTTGCCACCTTCAGTCCGGATTACGAAGTTTCCGCCGATAAAAAGAAACTGGTAACAGAATTAAAGTCTGCCGTAAAGAAAGCCGAAATGGTTTGGCTCGCTTCCGATGAGGACCGCGAGGGTGAAGCAATCGCCTGGCATTTGGCAGATGAATTAAAACTGAAACCTGAAAACAGAAAAAGAATCGTCTTTCACGAGATCACCAAAAATGCTATTCTTAAAGCAATAGAAAATCCGAGAGATATTGATCAGAACCTAGTAAATGCTCAACAGGCAAGAAGAGTTTTAGACAGAATTGTAGGTTTCGAAATGTCTCCTGTACTTTGGAAAAAAGTAAAACCGGGATTGTCTGCAGGAAGAGTGCAGTCGGTAGCCGTAAGATTGGTGGTTGAAAGAGAAAAAGAAATTCGTCAGTTTACTCCTAAGGCAAGTTTCAAGCTTGACGGAGTTTTCTTAAATAAAGCAGAGCAGGAAATCGCTGCAAAGCTTAAAAAAGATTTCGATAAAGAAGAAGACGCAGAGAAATTCTTAGAATTAGCAAGAACCACAGAATTCAAAGTTCTGAATGTGGAAACCAAACCGGGAACACGTTCTGCTTCTGCACCGTTTACAACGTCTACGCTTCAGCAGGAAGCTTCGTCAAGATTAGGTTATAATGTAACCAACACGATGCGTTTGGCTCAGAGATTATACGAAGAAGGTTTCATTACTTATATGAGAACTGACTCTGTAAATCTTTCTCAGGAAGCTATTGAAGGTGCTAAAAATCAAATTACTTCAGAATATGGGGCAGAATATTCTGCACCTAGAAAATATACCACCAAATCTGCTTCAGCGCAGGAAGCTCACGAGGCAATCCGTCCGACAGATTTTTCTGTGAAATCGATTGGTGATGTTCAGTTGAGTAAATTATATCAGTTAATTTACAGAAGAACGTTAGCTTCTCAAATGGCAAATGCTAAAATTGAGAAAACCGTCATCGAAATAGGAAATGCAAAACTTTCACAACATTTTGAAGCGCAGGGTGAAGTCATTATATTCGACGGTTTCCTAAAAGCTTACGGAATCGTAAAAACTGAAGACGAAGACGAAGAAAGCAACGAAAAATTATTGCCGAAAGTTACAGTAGGTGAAGTTTTAGACTATAAAAAAATCACTGCTACAGAAAAATTTACAAGACCTGCTGCAAGATTTACCGAAGCCATGTTGGTTAAAAAGCTGGAAGAATTGGGAATTGGCCGTCCGTCAACGTACGCTCCAACCATTCAGACGATTCAGAATCGTGAATATGTAGACAAAAGAGAGCTTGAACCGCAAACTCGTGAAGTGGTGAAAATCTCTTTAGCTAAAGATAAAATCAAAAAAGAAGTTCTTGAAGATAAATTCGGGGGCGATAAAAATAAATTTATTCCTACCGATATTGGTGAAGTGGTGAATGATTTCTTAACCAACAATTTCGCTGAAATCCTTGATTACGGTTTTACAGCAAGAGTGGAAGAAAGCTTTGACGAAATTGCCAACGGAGCGCAGAAATGGAAAGAAATGATGACCGATTTCTACTCAAAATTCCATCCGAGAATTGAAGATGTAGAAGAAAATGCAGACCGTGCCAATGGAGAACGTCTTTTAGGAGTTGATCCAAAATCAGGGAAGAATATCTATGCAAGGATCGGAAGGTTCGGGCCGATGATTCAGATTGGTGAACAGGACGATGAAGAAAAGCCAATTTTCGCATCATTAATGGCCGGACAAAATATTGCAACCATCGCTTTAGAGGATGCTTTAGAATTGTTTAAATTACCTTTTGAACTCAATAATTTCGAAGACCAATCAGTGACAATCGGTGTTGGAAGATTCGGGCCTTATGTGAAATGGGGCGAAACGTACATTAGCATCCCGAAAGGTGAAGATCCACTTTCTGTAGATCAAAAGCGTGCAGAGGAAATTATTGCCGAGAAGAAATTAGCTGACGCACCGATCGCCAACTTCAAAGGTGAACCAATTACTAAAGGAACGGGTAGATTCGGACCTTTCATTAAATATCAGAGCATCTTTATCAACGTTCCTAAAAGATATGATTTTGATAATCTTTCTCAAAGCGACATCAACGAATTGGTGGAAGCTAAACTTGAGAAAGAAGCCAACAGATACATCCAGCAGTGGGAAAAAGAGAAAATTTCTCTTGAAAACGGAAGATGGGGACCATTCATCAAATTTGGAAAAGCAATGTTCAAAATTCCAAAGAAAAAAGATGATACCAAGTATGAATCTGACGAGTTGAAAGAAGTTTCTCTTGATGAGGTTAAAAAATGGATTACCGCACAGGATCCTAAAGCTTTTGCCGAGAAAAAGAAACCTGCAGCTAAAAAGCCAGCTGCTAAAAAAGCGACTACAGCGAAGAAAGCTCCTGCTAAGAAGCCAGCCGCTAAGAAATAA
- a CDS encoding tetratricopeptide repeat protein — protein MKYIGFCSVILLFLFCNCFFAQNHDLKKQQPINRDSIIEQYLKNGAWQYPMFSKQWQINIDKALAILPNDPYLWEQKAMPFFKQKKYELGMIYLDKAVNLDNTNHYLEYRAFIKCIFQRSYKESIGDFEKLQKIQGKDFYVMDHSYNFWLGLCYLQLNNFELAKSYIQKSIDNQKREFNNTVNFYEIFYLGVIEYELENYEIAINYFDKSLSEYQSFSDAKFYKAKCLANISDFEEALKLFKECEHDYKMGYTFNEGNSKYEDYPYQISSELITTYINMLNEYMKNIK, from the coding sequence ATGAAATATATTGGTTTTTGCTCTGTGATACTGCTTTTTCTATTTTGTAATTGTTTTTTTGCTCAGAATCACGATTTGAAAAAGCAACAACCTATAAATCGAGATTCTATTATTGAGCAGTACTTAAAAAATGGCGCTTGGCAATATCCTATGTTCTCAAAACAGTGGCAAATTAATATAGATAAAGCACTTGCAATTTTACCAAATGATCCTTATTTATGGGAACAAAAGGCAATGCCGTTTTTTAAACAAAAGAAATATGAATTAGGGATGATCTATTTAGATAAAGCAGTGAATTTGGATAATACCAACCACTATCTGGAATATAGAGCTTTTATTAAGTGCATATTTCAAAGAAGCTACAAAGAATCAATAGGTGATTTTGAGAAACTTCAGAAGATACAAGGAAAAGATTTTTATGTAATGGATCATTCATATAATTTTTGGTTAGGTTTATGTTATTTGCAACTAAATAATTTTGAACTTGCAAAAAGCTATATTCAAAAATCAATAGATAATCAAAAAAGAGAATTTAATAATACTGTCAATTTTTACGAGATATTTTATTTAGGTGTTATAGAATATGAATTAGAGAATTATGAAATAGCCATAAATTATTTTGATAAATCATTATCAGAATATCAATCTTTTTCAGATGCAAAATTTTATAAAGCCAAATGTCTTGCAAATATTAGCGATTTTGAAGAAGCTTTGAAATTATTCAAAGAGTGTGAACATGATTACAAAATGGGATATACTTTTAATGAGGGAAATTCAAAGTATGAAGATTATCCGTATCAGATAAGCTCAGAGCTCATTACAACATACATAAATATGCTTAACGAATATATGAAAAATATTAAATGA